The sequence ACCAATTCCAGCAGCAGGAAGGTGGCGCCAAGCACGAGGAAACTGACGGCGTAGGCGGAGCGGTCGACGAACTGCGGGAAAAATGCGGTGAAAATCAGGATCGCCTTGGGATTGCCGGCCGCCACCAGGAATTCCTGCTTTGCCAGGCGGCGCAACTTGTCCGATGGCGATTCGGTATCCGCTCCGACATTGCTGGCGCCGGCGGTGAACTGCGCCGGTCCGGCGCGAAACAGTTTGACGCCCAGCCACACCAGATAAGCCGCACCGGCAAATTTCAAGGCCGAGAACAGCGTCTCCGAAGCCAGCAGCAGCGCGCCCATGCCGAGACCGGCGATGGCAATCATGATGGCAAATGCCAGCAGGCGGCCAAAGGCGGCCGTGACCGAGCAAGCGACGCCGTCGCGCGCGCCGTTCGACAGCGACAATACATTGTTCGGGCCGAACGCCATGTTCAGCGCGAAGCAGGCGGGCAGGAAAAGCCAGAAATTTTGCAGCAGCATGGCATGCACCATTTGATGATTTGTTGAATAGTCTACCTTGCCTGCACTTTTCGGCAAGCCGGCCGCATCAGCCTTGCTTGCTGATCGACTTCTGGGCGGCCTTGCTTTTCTTGATGGATTTCAGATGCGCCGCCACCGCGGTGGCCAGCTGGCGCGCCCACAGCGAAACACCGCTGGCCGAGGGATGGAAGCCATCGGAAGCCATCAAAGTGTGGTCGTTGATGTCGATCAGCATAGGCACCCGCGTCACGCGCACATTGTTGAGATCCGCCGGCAGGTTGAAAATCAGCTGCTCCACGGTTTCATCCAGCGCCTTGGCTTTCATGCCCAGGATGTAGCGCAAGGGCTCCGGCAGCGCCGGGAAGGCATGGATGGGCGGAATGCCGGAGATCACGATCAGGCGCGGCGTCAGATGGGTTTGCAGATCGCGCATCAGCTGCAGCAGTTCGGCACGGTAACGACGGCAGGAACGGAACGCCGTAGTGTCGTTGACGCCAAAGGCGATCAGCACAATATCGACTTTTTGCGAGGCCACCTGAGGCAGCATGGTATGTACCGCATCGCTCAGGGTGGCGCCGTTCTGCCCGACCGCTTGCCAGGTCACCGTGCGCTGCAAGCGCAACGACAGTGCCGCCGCGAACTGGCCGGTGATGGCTTCGTAGTGGGTAGCGACGCCAACCCCCGCCACCGGCGATTCGCCGATGGTCAGCAGCGCCAGCGGCCGCTGATGCGGTTCGGGACCGATGCCAGTCGGGATCTGCGCCTGGCCGATGGTCGGCCCCATCGCTTCCGGCAGGCGCGGCGTGATGCGGCGGGTGCGACGACCCTGTAGGATCAGCCATGGCAAGAGCGGTAATGCAATCAGTTCCGGCAACCAGCGGCGCACTTCGTGTCTCCTTGGGTAGGCTCCGTCAAGGATAAAACAGTTTTTATGTTTTTTTGCCCGACGGTAATCAATTATAGATTTACTCGCCCGAAATTACGCAATCTTCAAACCTTTTAATTCCGGTTTAGCGGCCGGCGGCTTCAGTTTCAGATCGGCCAGGGTTTCCAGCAGGATGCTGGCGATCGCCAGGTTGCGGTGGGTCTTGGAATTGGCCGGAATCACGTACCAGGGCGCATGGTCAGCATCGGTGGCGCGGATCGCCTTGCCGAACAGCTCCTGGTATTTGTCCCAGCTTTTGCGCTCTTCCAGGTCCTGCATATCGAATTTCCAGTGCTTGGCGGGATCGTCTATGCGCTCCTGCAGGCGGTTGCGCTGCTCGTCTTTGGAAATATGCAACAGGCACTTGATGATGGTGGTGCCGGTTTCCGCCAACATGCGTTCGAAGTCGCGGATCTGGGCATAGCGGCGCTCGCATTCTTGCTCGTCGATCCAGTCGTGCACCATGGTGATCAGCACATCTTCGTAATGGCTGCGGTTGAACACCACGATCTCGCCTTGCCGCGGTACTTGCTGATGCACTCGCCACAGATAATCGTGAGCACGTTCGATTGTGCTGGGCGCCTTGAAATCGGCGATCTGTATGCCCTGCGGGTTGACCAGGTTGAACACCCCTTTGACGGTGCCGTCCTTGCCGCTGGTGTCGATGCCTTGCAAGACCACCAAAACTTTGTGCTGCTGGCCGGCATACAGCATTTCCTGCAGCGCAGCGATTTGTGCCGCCATTTCTACGACCAGCTCCTTGTCCTTGATCTTGTCGCCGCTGGACAGCGGCTTCTGCTCTGCGTCGGCATCAACGATCTTGGTCTGTTTGCCGGCGCGGAACTGCTTGCATGCTTTCATTCGATTCTCCGATCACTCAATTGTTGCCTGCCCAGCCAGTTCGCCGGCAGCTACAGGATGCCGTGCAAATTGCCCAGCGCATGTTCGATCTTGATGCAGCTATCCATCTCGACCTGCAGGCCGGCGGCACGCGCCTTGGCGGCGGCCGGCTCGTTGACGATGCCGAGCTGCATCCAGATGCAACGGGCGTCGATCATGATGGCTTCGCCGACGATGGGTGGAATATCTTCCGCTTTGCGGAAACAGTCGACGATATCGATCTTCTGGTTTTCCGCCGCCAGCGCTTTGGCCGCATCGAACAGGTTGGCATAACATGGCTCTCCCAGGATGGGACCGCCTACATGCATGGGATTCACCGGGACGATGCGATAGCCGCGCTCCTGCATGTAGCGTGCTACGCCGTAGCTGGGACGATCTGGTTTCGGCGACAGCCCGACCACGGCGATCACCGGGTTGTTGGGGTTGTATTCTGGTTTGCTTGGCATAATGTGGGCAATAATCCGCTGGTCAGCAAAAAGGAGATCCGGATAAGGTGGAGCCGCTGCAGTTGATCTTACTGTGTTCTCGCGGCCGCAGGCAGCGCGTGATGCCGCCCTGCCTCGGCCGCTCTCACTTGGCGAAGTAGCTGGCGTAGATCTTGTCGTAACTGCCGTTGGCGTGCAGGGTTTTGAGCGCACCGTTGATCTTGGCCATCAAAGCGGTATCCGCCGGCCGCACCGCAATACCATAATATTCTTTTTCAAACTTGTCGCTCTCGATCAGTTTGAAACCCTTGTCTTTATTGAATTTCAGATGGTTGGCGACGGCGCCGTTGTCGCCGACCGCCGCATCGACGCCGCCGTTATCGACTTCTTTCAGCAGCAGCGGCAGGCTTTCAAAGCGCACCAGCGCGTTGCTGGTCTTGCCCAGCATTTTCTGCATGATGGTGTCGGCGCTGGTGCCGGCGGTGACGCCGACGCGGTGCGCCTGTTTCAGGTCATCCGGACTGGCGATGTTCTTGCCGGGCGAGACCAGGATCACCTGTTTCGCTTCGAAATACGGATCCGAAAACAGCATGCTTTGTTTGCGTTCGTCGGTGATGGTGACGCCGGAGGCGATGATGTCAATGTCGGCGTTGGCCAGCGTGGAAAAGATGCCTTCCCACGGCGTGTTGACCCAGACGATCTTGAGGCCGGCCTGGTCCGCCACTGCCTGCATGATGTCGACGTCGAAGCCGACGATCTTGCCGGCGGTATCGACCGAACCGAAGGGTGCAAAGGCAGCATTCATGCCGACCCGGTAGACTTTCGGCGTCGGCGCCGTGTTGGCCGGCTTGTCGCAGGCGCTCAGGCCGACGAGGGCCAGCAGAGCGATGGCCAGGAAATGCAGAAAGCGGATTTTCATTTGTCTTCCCCATTTTTACACGCGGCTCAGAGCTATGTTTTGTAATCATATTAGCACGTAGGGTGGGCAGGTTTTTCTGCCCACGCGTTATCGTGATATCCGGAGTGCGGGCACACACCACTGAATCGAAGCAGGCATCTGTGCGGGGTTCAACGCGTGGGCAGAAAAACCTGCCCACCCTGCGTCACAAAGCAAGCGGACAACAAAAAAGCAGCCGAAGCTGCTTTTTCTTGATGCCATCCGAGATATCGAACTACCGGATCAGCGCCCTTTTTGACGCAATTTTGCAATCGCTGCCAATTGTGCAATCGCCGCCGACAACTCGGACTGTGCTTTTGCGTAATCGATCAGGGATTCCTTGTTGGTCAGCGCTTCTTCAGCACGACGCTTGGCTTCGCTTGCCTTCGCTTCGTCCAGGTCGGCGCCGCGGATCGCAGTATCAGCCAGCACGGTAACGTGGTGCGGCTGCACTTCCAGCAAACCGCCGGCAACGAATACGAATTCGTCGTTTGCCTGGCCTGGCACCTTGATGCGTACCGCACCCGGCTTGATGCGCGTGATCAGCGGCGTGTGGCGGGGATAGATCCCCAGCTCGCCCGACTCACCCGGCAACGCGACGAATTCAGCTTCGCCGGAGAAGATCATCTCTTCCGCGGAAACAACGTCTACGTGAATAGTGTTTGCCATCTTAAACCCTTTGTTGTCCATTGAATCAACTAACGGCAAGCGCTACCGCGTCATTCCCGCGAATGCGGGAATCCATCTTAGTGAAAATATTGCTCAGTAACATGGATCCCCGCGTTCGCGGGGACGACGAGGCGAAACTTGCTTTAGCCGATCTTCTTGGCCTTTTCGATTGCTTCTTCGATCGTGCCGACCATGTAGAACGCTTGTTCCGGCAGGTGATCGAGTTCGCCGCTGGCGATCATCTTGAAGCCCTTGATCGTGTCCTTCAGCGAAACGTATTTACCTGGCGAACCGGTAAACACTTCAGCAACGTGGAAAGGCTGCGACAGGAAACGCTGCATCTTACGTGCACGCGCGACCAGCAGCTTGTCTTCCGGAGCCAGTTCGTCCATGCCCAGAATCGCGATAATGTCGCGCAATTCCTTGTAGCGCTGCAAGATACCTTGCACGGCGCGGGCAGTTTCGTAGTGCTCCTGGCCGACCACTTGCGGATCCAGCTGGCGCGAAGTCGAATCCAGCGGGTCAACCGCAGGATAGATACCCAGCGAAGCGATATCACGCGACAACACAACGGTGGAGTCCAAGTGAGCAAACGTAGTTGCAGGCGACGGGTCGGTCAAGTCATCCGCAGGAACGTAGACGGCCTGGATCGATGTGATCGAACCAGTCTTGGTCGAAGTAATACGCTCTTGCAGCTGGCCCATTTCCGAAGCCAGTGTAGGCTGGTAACCCACGGCGGAAGGCATACGGCCCAGCAGCGCGGAAACTTCAGTACCGGCCAGTGTGTAACGGTAGATGTTATCGACGAAGAACAGCACGTCTTTACCTTCGTCACGGAAGCCTTCAGCGATCGTCAGGCCGGTCAGCGCAACGCGCAGACGGTTACCTGGCGGTTCATTCATCTGACCGTACACCATCGCAACCTTGGACTTTTCCGGATTTTCCAGATCGACCACTTTGGCGTCAGCCATTTCGTGATAGAAGTCGTTACCTTCACGAGTACGCTCACCGACGCCGGCAAACACGGACAAGCCGCTGTGCGCCTTGGCGATGTTGTTGATCAGTTCCATCATGTTCACGGTCTTGCCCACACCCGCGCCACCGAACAGACCAACTTTACCGCCCTTGGCGAACGGGCAAACCAGGTCGATAACCTTGATGCCGGTTTCCAGCAGTTCTTGCGATGGCGACAGTTCGTCGTACGCAGGAGCCTTGCGGTGGATAGAGGCAGTGGTTTCGTGGCTTACCGGACCGCATTCGTCGATCGGGTTGCCCAGCACGTCCATGATACGACCCAGTGTTGCTTTACCGGTCGGCACCATGATTGGCTGGCCTGTGTTCTTGATTGTCATGCCGCGGCGCAAACCGTCGGATGTACCCAGCGCAATGGTACGGACTACGCCGTCGCCCAGCTGTTGTTGTACTTCCAGCGTCAGTTCCGAGCCATCCATCTTCAAGGCGTCGTAAATCTTAGGCATCGCGTCACGTGGGAATTCAACGTCCACCACAGCGCCGATACACTGAACGATTTTGCCATCAGCCATTTTCGTTCCTTCAATATATAAAATAAGTTTCTGTTAAGCGCGTAGCGCGCTAGACGGCAGCCGCACCGGCAACGATCTCGGACAATTCCTTGGTGATCGCAGCTTGACGCGTCTTGTTGTATACCAGTTTCAATTCGCCGATCACGTTACCCGCGTTGTCGCTAGCCGACTTCATCGCCACCATGCGCGCCGACTGCTCGGACGCCATGTTTTCTGCAACAGCCTGATAAATCAGCGCTTCCACGTAACGCACCAGCAATTCATCGATGACGCTTTGAACATCCGGCTCGTAAATGTAGTCCCATGCATGCGAACCTTCTTTATCGGCCTCAAGACGATCGCTCGACAGCGGCAGCAATTGCTGCAGCATCGGCTCTTGCTTCATCGTGTTGATGAACTTGGTGTACACCAGATAAACCGCGTCCAGGCGACCTTCCTGGTAAGCGTCGAGCAGTACCTTGACTGGCCCGATCAGCTTATCCAGATGCGGCGTATCGCCCAGTTGCACGGCATGCGCAACGACCTTGGCGCCGATCCGGTTGAGGAAACCCAGACCCTTGTTACCGATCGCTACTGCCTGAACCTTGTTGCCTTGTCCTTCCAGCTCACGCAGTTTCGCGGTCAGCAAACGCAAGGAGTTGGTGTTCATGCCGCCGCACAGACCTTTGTCTGTGGTGACAACGATGAAACCAACGTTCTTGGAATTGTCCTGCTTCACCATGAACGGGTGCGTGTACTCTGGATTGGCTTGCGACAAGTTAGAAGCGATATTACGAATCTTGTCACTGTAGGGACGTGCCGCACGCATCCGGTCCTGCGCCTTGCGCATTTTGGATGCGGCGACCATTTCCATCGCCTTGGTGATCTTCTTCGTATTTTCTACGCTCTTGATCTTGCTGCGTATCTCTTTCCCAGTAGCCATATACCTTCCTAGTCAGTTGGGGACAGAGTAATTCGTCGCCCTTCGGCGCCTCTCAAACTCTGTCCCGCAATTGTTATGGATCCCAGTTAAATTAAGCCACGAACGATTTTTTGAAATCAGCAACGGCGGTAGACAAGGCAGCTTCACCATCTTTGTCGAGTTGCTTGGTTTCTTCGATCTTTTGCAGCAGAGGCGCGTGGCTGGTCTTCATGAAGCTGTGCAGACCGCTTTCGAACGGCAGTACCTGCTTGACTTCGATGCTGTCCAGGAAACCCTTGTTGACCGCGAACAAAGTCACGGCCATCAGCGAGATCGACAACGGCGAGTATTGCGCCTGCTTCAACAGCTCGGTCACGCGTGCACCGCGGTCCAGCTGCTTGCGGGTCGCTTCGTCGAGGTCGGAAGCAAACTGCGCAAACGCAGCCAGTTCACGATACTGCGCCAAGTCGGTACGGATACCGCCGGACAGGTTCTTGATGACTTTGGTCTGAGCGGCGCCACCAACGCGCGACACCGAAATACCGGCGTTGATCGCAGGACGGATACCGGCATTGAACAAGGAAGTTTCCAGGAAGATCTGACCGTCGGTAATCGAAATCACGTTGGTCGGAACGAAGGCGGAAACGTCGCCAGCCTGGGTTTCGATGATCGGCAAAGCAGTCAGCGAACCAGTCTTGCCCTTGACTTCACCCTTGGTGAAATCTTCAACGTACTTTTCGTTCACGCGTGCTGCGCGTTCCAGCAAACGGCTGTGCAGGTAGAACACGTCGCCAGGATAAGCTTCACGGCCTGGTGGACGGCGCAGCAGCAGCGATACCTGACGGTATGCAACAGCTTGCTTGGACAGATCGTCATACACGATCAGCGCGTCTTCACCGCGGTCACGGAAGTATTCGCCCATGGCGCAGCCGGAGTAGGCCGACAGGTATTGCATCGCAGCCGACTCGGAAGCCGATGCAGCCACCACGATGGTGTATTCCATGGCGCCGTGTGCTTCCAGCGCGCGCACGATGTTCTTGATCGACGATGCTTTTTGACCGATAGCGACATAGATACATGTCACGTCCTGGCCCTTTTGATTGATGATCGCATCAATCGCCACGGCAGTCTTGCCGGTCTGGCGGTCGCCGATGATCAGTTCGCGCTGGCCACGGCCGATCGGTACCATCGAGTCGATCGACTTGATACCGGTCTGCATTGGTTGCGAAACGGATTGACGGGCAATAACGCCTGGCGCGATTTTTTCAATCGGCGCTGTCAGCTTGGTGTTGACCGGACCCTTGCCGTCGATCGGCTGGCCCAGTGCATTCACCACACGGCCGCGCAGTTCCGGACCGATAGGCACTTCCAGAATACGGCCGGTACATTTGACTGTATCGCCTTCGGAAATGTGTTCGAAGTCGCCCAGAATAACGGCGCCGACAGAATCGCGCTCGAGATTCAGCGCGAGGCCGAAGGTATTGCCTGGGAATTCCAGCATCTCACCTTGCATCACGTCAGACAGACCATGGATACGGCAGATACCGTCGGACACGGAAATAACCGTGCCTTGATTGCGAATTTCAGCGGTATCGCCAAGGCCTTGAATCCGGCTCTTGATCAGTTCGCTGATTTCAGACGCGTTGAGTTGCATATAAACTCCTAAAATTTTTCTCGTTGCTCAGTAGTTACGCAAATACGCAATTACGCAGAGGCCTCAGGCCGCCAAAGCAGCGTGCAGTTCTTGCAGCTTGGCACGCACCGAGGTGTCGAGCACTTCGTCGCCGACCACTACGCGCACACCGCCGATCAGCGAGTTGTCCACAGTTACCGACGGGTTCAGCTTGCGGCCGAATTTCTTTTCCAGCGTGGCGATCAGATCCTTCACCTGTGTTTCGGTCATTTCGAAAGCACTGGTGATCTCAGCATCGGCGGCGCCTTCTTGTGCGTTCTTCAGCACTTGAAATTGCTCGGCGATTTCCGGCAACACTGACAAACGGCCGTTATCAACCAGCATCGCGACGAAGTTCTTGACTTCAGCACTGGCTGCCTGCGGCGATTTCAACAGCGCCAGAAACGTATCAGCGGCTTGCTGATGCGAGACGGCAGGATTTTGCGCCAGCGCCTGGACTTCAGGATGGGACACTACTTGT comes from Collimonas pratensis and encodes:
- a CDS encoding LysE family translocator — translated: MLLQNFWLFLPACFALNMAFGPNNVLSLSNGARDGVACSVTAAFGRLLAFAIMIAIAGLGMGALLLASETLFSALKFAGAAYLVWLGVKLFRAGPAQFTAGASNVGADTESPSDKLRRLAKQEFLVAAGNPKAILIFTAFFPQFVDRSAYAVSFLVLGATFLLLELVAIAIYAMLGAKLGAISGGASRFRWLNRVSGAMMIGFGLALAFLRRPQS
- a CDS encoding SGNH/GDSL hydrolase family protein encodes the protein MRRWLPELIALPLLPWLILQGRRTRRITPRLPEAMGPTIGQAQIPTGIGPEPHQRPLALLTIGESPVAGVGVATHYEAITGQFAAALSLRLQRTVTWQAVGQNGATLSDAVHTMLPQVASQKVDIVLIAFGVNDTTAFRSCRRYRAELLQLMRDLQTHLTPRLIVISGIPPIHAFPALPEPLRYILGMKAKALDETVEQLIFNLPADLNNVRVTRVPMLIDINDHTLMASDGFHPSASGVSLWARQLATAVAAHLKSIKKSKAAQKSISKQG
- a CDS encoding PPK2 family polyphosphate kinase; translated protein: MKACKQFRAGKQTKIVDADAEQKPLSSGDKIKDKELVVEMAAQIAALQEMLYAGQQHKVLVVLQGIDTSGKDGTVKGVFNLVNPQGIQIADFKAPSTIERAHDYLWRVHQQVPRQGEIVVFNRSHYEDVLITMVHDWIDEQECERRYAQIRDFERMLAETGTTIIKCLLHISKDEQRNRLQERIDDPAKHWKFDMQDLEERKSWDKYQELFGKAIRATDADHAPWYVIPANSKTHRNLAIASILLETLADLKLKPPAAKPELKGLKIA
- a CDS encoding CoA-binding protein produces the protein MPSKPEYNPNNPVIAVVGLSPKPDRPSYGVARYMQERGYRIVPVNPMHVGGPILGEPCYANLFDAAKALAAENQKIDIVDCFRKAEDIPPIVGEAIMIDARCIWMQLGIVNEPAAAKARAAGLQVEMDSCIKIEHALGNLHGIL
- a CDS encoding basic amino acid ABC transporter substrate-binding protein; this translates as MKIRFLHFLAIALLALVGLSACDKPANTAPTPKVYRVGMNAAFAPFGSVDTAGKIVGFDVDIMQAVADQAGLKIVWVNTPWEGIFSTLANADIDIIASGVTITDERKQSMLFSDPYFEAKQVILVSPGKNIASPDDLKQAHRVGVTAGTSADTIMQKMLGKTSNALVRFESLPLLLKEVDNGGVDAAVGDNGAVANHLKFNKDKGFKLIESDKFEKEYYGIAVRPADTALMAKINGALKTLHANGSYDKIYASYFAK
- a CDS encoding F0F1 ATP synthase subunit epsilon, coding for MANTIHVDVVSAEEMIFSGEAEFVALPGESGELGIYPRHTPLITRIKPGAVRIKVPGQANDEFVFVAGGLLEVQPHHVTVLADTAIRGADLDEAKASEAKRRAEEALTNKESLIDYAKAQSELSAAIAQLAAIAKLRQKGR
- the atpD gene encoding F0F1 ATP synthase subunit beta, which produces MADGKIVQCIGAVVDVEFPRDAMPKIYDALKMDGSELTLEVQQQLGDGVVRTIALGTSDGLRRGMTIKNTGQPIMVPTGKATLGRIMDVLGNPIDECGPVSHETTASIHRKAPAYDELSPSQELLETGIKVIDLVCPFAKGGKVGLFGGAGVGKTVNMMELINNIAKAHSGLSVFAGVGERTREGNDFYHEMADAKVVDLENPEKSKVAMVYGQMNEPPGNRLRVALTGLTIAEGFRDEGKDVLFFVDNIYRYTLAGTEVSALLGRMPSAVGYQPTLASEMGQLQERITSTKTGSITSIQAVYVPADDLTDPSPATTFAHLDSTVVLSRDIASLGIYPAVDPLDSTSRQLDPQVVGQEHYETARAVQGILQRYKELRDIIAILGMDELAPEDKLLVARARKMQRFLSQPFHVAEVFTGSPGKYVSLKDTIKGFKMIASGELDHLPEQAFYMVGTIEEAIEKAKKIG
- the atpG gene encoding F0F1 ATP synthase subunit gamma — protein: MATGKEIRSKIKSVENTKKITKAMEMVAASKMRKAQDRMRAARPYSDKIRNIASNLSQANPEYTHPFMVKQDNSKNVGFIVVTTDKGLCGGMNTNSLRLLTAKLRELEGQGNKVQAVAIGNKGLGFLNRIGAKVVAHAVQLGDTPHLDKLIGPVKVLLDAYQEGRLDAVYLVYTKFINTMKQEPMLQQLLPLSSDRLEADKEGSHAWDYIYEPDVQSVIDELLVRYVEALIYQAVAENMASEQSARMVAMKSASDNAGNVIGELKLVYNKTRQAAITKELSEIVAGAAAV
- the atpA gene encoding F0F1 ATP synthase subunit alpha; protein product: MQLNASEISELIKSRIQGLGDTAEIRNQGTVISVSDGICRIHGLSDVMQGEMLEFPGNTFGLALNLERDSVGAVILGDFEHISEGDTVKCTGRILEVPIGPELRGRVVNALGQPIDGKGPVNTKLTAPIEKIAPGVIARQSVSQPMQTGIKSIDSMVPIGRGQRELIIGDRQTGKTAVAIDAIINQKGQDVTCIYVAIGQKASSIKNIVRALEAHGAMEYTIVVAASASESAAMQYLSAYSGCAMGEYFRDRGEDALIVYDDLSKQAVAYRQVSLLLRRPPGREAYPGDVFYLHSRLLERAARVNEKYVEDFTKGEVKGKTGSLTALPIIETQAGDVSAFVPTNVISITDGQIFLETSLFNAGIRPAINAGISVSRVGGAAQTKVIKNLSGGIRTDLAQYRELAAFAQFASDLDEATRKQLDRGARVTELLKQAQYSPLSISLMAVTLFAVNKGFLDSIEVKQVLPFESGLHSFMKTSHAPLLQKIEETKQLDKDGEAALSTAVADFKKSFVA
- a CDS encoding F0F1 ATP synthase subunit delta, giving the protein MAELATIARPYAEALFRVAKSQDLAAWANLVSEMGQVVSHPEVQALAQNPAVSHQQAADTFLALLKSPQAASAEVKNFVAMLVDNGRLSVLPEIAEQFQVLKNAQEGAADAEITSAFEMTETQVKDLIATLEKKFGRKLNPSVTVDNSLIGGVRVVVGDEVLDTSVRAKLQELHAALAA